A region of the Leptospira ellinghausenii genome:
TAAAATCCTTTGCAAAGACCAAAACAGACTTTTTTCCTTAAAGGAAAAACCAATCCAATTCAAAGGTCCAAATGGTGTTACTACCGATATAGACTTAATAGACCATTTAATATTAATTCAAGATAACACCGAAACATTTGACTACATCATCTTAGGATGTAAAAATCAATTATTAAAAGATTACCTTACACTCACAAAAAACCATTTAAACCCAAACGGGAAATGGTTCTTAATTCAAAACGGCTTACCCGAAGAACATTTTTCGAATCTTAAAAACAAAATCATTTCTGGGGTTGTTGGATGGAACACACAACTGTTAGAAAATGGAATCTACTTTCAGTCCAATCCAGGTAGTTTAGTACTCGGTGGATCGGACCAAACCAAACCAAATTCGATCTGGGAAACACTACTTAATCCTTGGATCGATGTTGTACTCACCGAGCACATTACTGGATTTAGGTGGCATAAACTTGCCATCAATTCCATCATCAATGGACTTGCGGCTTCCAAACAATTGAGTTTGGGACAATTATTTTTAAATCGAAAAGGACGCAACCAAGCAATTACGGTTCTCACTGAAATCAAAGAATTGATGTCCAAGTTGCAAATCAAAGAAGGAGTGGTTCCTGGTTCATTTCCCATCCAAAAACTTGGTGGAGGGAAAGGATCATTACCACTTTGGATTCGCCATTTGGTTCTGATCTTACTGGGATTAAAGTATTTTAGAATCAGAACCTCAATGGTCCAGGACCTAGATCATAAACGAAAAACAGAAATTGAATTTATCAATGGCGAAGTCGTAAGTGAAGCCATTAAAATCGGATTACCAGTTCCCGCGAATGAAAGGATTGTGAATGAAGTATTGAAAATAGAAAGTGAATTCCCCTCGTAACAGATTTGGGAATTACTTTCCTAATTTCAAAAGTTCGGAGATTGTATGATTGGCTTCGACAGGGTGTCTAAGTTTCTGATCCGTTTGGATGATGTATTGATTCCGGCGCCCATCTTTACTTTTCTGTAATACAGACGCATCCACTAAATCTTTCACAATGGTTTGGACAGCTCTTTCCGTAATCCCAACAAGCACTGCTACATCCTTCAGACGCATTTCTGGGTCCTTACTCAAACAAATGAGTACGTGAGCGTGATTTGATAAAAACGTCCATTGTCCTAATTTTTTAGGACTTTCTTTCGGTTTCCGTTTT
Encoded here:
- a CDS encoding ketopantoate reductase family protein, translating into MNDGYPSIAICGIGSVTVTIVHAFHQNKVPYKILCKDQNRLFSLKEKPIQFKGPNGVTTDIDLIDHLILIQDNTETFDYIILGCKNQLLKDYLTLTKNHLNPNGKWFLIQNGLPEEHFSNLKNKIISGVVGWNTQLLENGIYFQSNPGSLVLGGSDQTKPNSIWETLLNPWIDVVLTEHITGFRWHKLAINSIINGLAASKQLSLGQLFLNRKGRNQAITVLTEIKELMSKLQIKEGVVPGSFPIQKLGGGKGSLPLWIRHLVLILLGLKYFRIRTSMVQDLDHKRKTEIEFINGEVVSEAIKIGLPVPANERIVNEVLKIESEFPS
- a CDS encoding ArsR family transcriptional regulator, encoding MTKDLKRKPKESPKKLGQWTFLSNHAHVLICLSKDPEMRLKDVAVLVGITERAVQTIVKDLVDASVLQKSKDGRRNQYIIQTDQKLRHPVEANHTISELLKLGK